GCTGCGCCCCACGGTCGAGGAACTGCGCCGCCGCGGAACGCCGTTCGCCGGGCTGCTCTACGCCGGTCTCGCCCTGACCTCGCGCGGCGTGCGGGTCGTGGAGTTCAACGCCAGGTTCGGCGACCCGGAGACCCAGGTCGTGCTCGCGCGGCTGCGCACCCCGCTGGCCGGGCTGCTGCACGCCGCCGCGACCGGCGGGCTCGACCGGGTCGAGCCGCTGCGCTGGAGCGACGGGGCCGCCGTCACCGTCGTGGTGGCGGCCGACGGCTACCCCGAGTCGCCGCGCACCGGCGACCCGGTGGAAGGGCTCGACGAGATCGAGGCCGAGGACGGCCCGGACGCGTACGTGCTGCACGCCGGCACGCGGCGCGACGACGCGGGCCGGGTGGTGAGCGCCGGCGGCCGGGTGCTGTCCGTGACCGCCGCGGGGCCCGACCTCGCGCAGGCCAGGGCGCTGGCCTACCGCGCCGTCGCCCGGGTGCGGCTCGCCGGTTCTCACCACCGCACCGACATCGCCGCCGCGGCGGCCGGAGAAATTCCCTCCTCTCCCCAGAGCCCCACCATCGAGTGACCGATCCGCCGACTCGCTGACGTGTGCGCCGCGCCCAACTAGGGTGCGGCGCAACGCCTTCCGCCCCTGCGGTCGCGCACCCGCACGGCGAACGGCCGTATCGCACGTTGCGGTGTCCGTGCCCGGTGCGACAGTGGGAGGAACGGCGGGACACGGCGTCGCACTGCGGAGGGCAGGGCATGGGGCAGCGTAAGGCGCGAAACGCCGGACTCTCCGCGCGCGACCACGCGCTCGCCGTGCTCCGCGTGCGCAACAGCGCGCTGGCGCTCGCGCTGCTCCCGGCCGCCGTCGCGGTCGTGCTGTTCGCCTCGGGCGCGCCCGGCGCGACGGGCACGCTGCGCGCCCCCGTTTCCGTCCTCGCGGCCGTCGTCGCGCTCCTCGCGGTCGGGGCCGGCCTCATGATCTGCCGGGCCAGGCCGGCCGTGACGCCGACCGTTCCCCTGCCGGAGCCGGCCGCGCCCGCGCTGCACGGCCTCATCCGCGACCTCGCCGACCAGCTCGACGTGCCCGCGCCGAGCGGCATCGCGCTCACCCCGGACTGCGACAGCTGGCTGGAGGAACCCGCGGGCCGCCCCGAGGGCGCGGCCCCCGTCCTGGTCATAGGCTCGCCGTTCCTGTGGTGGATGCGCGTCGCGGAACTGCGGGCGCTGCTCGCCCCCGTCGTCGCCGGGACCGGGCCCTCGGCCCACCCGGACATCGCCGCCGCGCGCCGCTGCGTCCGCGCCTGGGACGCGGCGGCGGGGCGCGCGGCGGGCGCCCGCGCGCTGCGCCGCCCGCTGGTGGTGGCGGCGGGCCGCCTCTCGCGCCTTCTGATGGGCCTGGCGGCGGCGCACAGCGCCGAGATGGAGCGCGGGGTGGCGGCAGCCGCCGCCGCTCGCGCCCAGGGCGTCGACCACGGGGTGCGCGCCGCCGCACAGGAACAGGTCGGCCTCGCCTACGCGGGCTGGGACCGCCTGCTGACCCGGGTCGCGCTGCCCGCGTGGCGCGTGGGCCGCTGGCCGCGCCGCCTGGACGCCGGCGTGGCCGCCGCCCTCACCGAACTGTCCCGCCGCGACCGGCTCGCCGAGGGCTTCGCCGCCAGGCTCGGCCAGCGCCCCGCGTGCGACCTGCTGGAAGAACCGGGGCTCGTCGACGAGCAGGTCTCGCTGCTCGCCGCCCGGCTGTTCCACGGCGTGCCGAGCGGCGGCGACGCGGACTGGGCCCCCGTCGACTGGACCGCCTACCCGGACGAGGTCGTCGACCGCATCTGGCGCGACCGGGCCGCGCGCCTCTTCGCGGTGCTCGACGCGGCCGAGACCCCCACGCTCTCGCGCGTGCTGACGCGCCTGGCGGACGCCGCGGGCAGCGACGCGACCGAGGCGCTGGCCGCGCGCCTCGGCGCGCACGCCGCGCGCGGCGACGCGGCGCGCGCCGCCGTCGCGGCGGGACACGCCCCGGGGGCGGCCGTTCCCCTGCCGCTGCCGCTGCAACCCCCGCGCACCGGGCGGGACCTGCTCGTGGAGCACATATCCGCGGCCGTGTGCTGCGCGGCGGCGGACACGGCGGGCGCGGCGCCCGGCCTCGACTGGCTCGACGGACCTGTGCTGCTCGCGGGCGGCCACCGGCGCCGCGACGACCTGTCGGCGCCGGTGCACAGCCTGGTCGACGACGGCGACCCCGCGCCCCTGCGCGCGTGGCTCGCGGGCGCCGGCGTGCGCGCCGACAAACCGGTGCGGCTGGTCTGACCCCCGCCCGCTCCGGCTTCGGCGGCTCCGGAGGGCCGGGGGGTTCGGCGGTGCCGGGGCTCCGGGGGCCTGGCGTCCCGGCGGCTCTGAGGGCCTGGACAGGGGCGTCCCGGCGTTCCCCCGTCTCGGTGGCTCCGGGCCCCGGGCGCCCGCCCGGCCCGCGCCGCGCCCCGGGCGCCCGGCGGCGTCGTGCGCGCCGCGCGTTCACGAGCCCGTGCGCCACCCGTCACGCGGGGGCGCGAAAGCGTTGCTGTGCGCCGGGGGTCGGCGCGTTCGCGCGGCTTCGTGTCTCACGGACGCGATCCACGAGGTCGCGAACGCCTTGCCGTCGGCCATCGCCAGGGGAAACCGCGCCGATCCGTCCGCGAGGGCTCGACACACCCGCCGCCCGGCGCCACTATCGGGCCAACACCGCATGCCGTTCCGGTGACGGGACGGTGACGTACGGTCCCCCGGGTGTGGTGTGCTGGGAGGGCGCGCGCCGCGGAACCGGCGGGCGCGGGGAGGGGAGCGTGAACGAGAGCACCGAGCGGGTCCGGCGCTGGGCGTCCGGGGCGCTCACGCACGCCGTGTCCGACCCGTTCGGACAGGGTCCGCTGCCCTGGCTGCGGGCCGGCGACGGGCCGTTGCGCACCGGCGGCCTCGGCCTGCCCGCCGGCCGGGCGGGCCGAGGGCCGCACGGCCCCCGGGCCGCCGACGACGTCGACTGCCAGATCAAAGGTTTCGTCAGCGAGGGAACGGTCGCGCCCGGCGCGTCGCTCGACTTCCGGGTCACGGTCGACCCGCCGCGCGAGTTCACCATCGACGTCTACCGCATCGGCTATTTCGGGGGCGACGGCGCCCGCCTGCTGCTCAGCAGCCCGAACCTGATCGGCATCCGCCAGCCGCCGCCGCTCATCGCCGGCCGCACCGTGTCCTGCCACCACTGGTGGCTGTCCTGGCGCCTCCAGGTGCCGCCCGACTGGCTGCCCGGCGCCTACGTGGCCGTCCTGACCACGGCGGACGGCGAGTTCAGGTCCCACGTGCCGTTCACCGTGCGCGACGACCGGCCGGCCGACCTGTGCCTGATCCTGCCCGACATCACCTGGCAGGCGTACAACCTCTTCCCCGAGGACGGCCGCGGCGGCGCCAGCCTCTACCACGCGTGGGACGCGGCCGGCCGCCTCATCGGCGAGCAGAACGCGGCCGTCACCGTCTGCTTCGACCGGCCCTACGCGGGCGCGGGGCTGCCGCTGCACGCCGGCCACGCCTACGACTTCGTCCGCTGGGCCGAGCGGTACGGCTACGACCTCTCGTACGCCACCGCCCGCGACCTGCACGCCGGGCGCGTCGACGCGTCCCGCTACCGCGGCCTGGTGTTCTCGGGACACGACGAGTACTGGTCCGCGCCGATGCGCCGGGCCGTCGAGGACGCCAGGGACGGGGGGACCTCGCTGGTGTTCCTCTCGGCCAACACCATGTACTGGCAGGTTGGCCTGAACGCCCTGCCGTCCGGGGCCGGGGACAGGCTGCTCACCTGCCGCAAGCGCCAGGGCCCCGGCCGTTCCGCCCTGTGGCGCGACCAGGGCCGCCCGGAACAACTGCTGCTCGGCGTCCAGTACTCGGGTCCTGTACCGCGCCCGCACCCGCTGGTGGTGCGCAACGCCGACCACTGGCTGTGGGAGGCCACCGGGGCGGGGGAGGGCGACGAACTGCCCGGGCTCGTCGCGGGCGAGGCGGACCGCTACTACCCGCGCACGCCGCTGCCCGATTCGGTGAGCCGCGTCCTGCTGGCCCATTCGCCCTACCGCGACGAGTCGGGCGCCCGCAGGCACCAGGAGACATCCCTGTACCGGGCGCCGAGCGGGGCCTGGGTGTTCGCCTCGGGAACGTTCGCGTGGTCGCCCGCCCTGGCCAGGCCGGGCCACATCGACCACCGGGTGCAGAAGGCCACCGCGAACCTCCTCGACCGCATCTGCAAAGGCGACTGAGCACCCAGCGCCCGCGCCGCGGCGCGCGTCCGCCGGGCGCGCGCCGACCGAGGGGCGCGCGGTGGTGTTCCGGCGCCCGAGCGCCGGCGCCGGGGGAGCGCACCGTGTGTGCCGGCGCCCTCGCGCGGCGCGTACCACGCCCCCACCACACCGTCGGCCCTCGCCCGCGCCTCACCCGGGCGCTGAACGGGCGGCCGGCTGGGGAACAATGGGGACGCGCGGCCCAACCGTCCCAGAAGCCGCCAGGAGGCGTCGTGCCAGGATTCGTCGACAAGCCGGAGCCCGTTCGCGTACCGGGGCTTGTGCATGTGCACACAGGCAAAGTGCGCGATCTGTACCGGACGGAGACGGGCGACATCGTGCTCGTCGCGAGCGACCGCGTGTCCGCGTTCGACTGGGTGCTCGCCACCCCGATCCCCGACAAGGGCCGCATCCTGACCCGGCTGTCCCTGTGGTGGTTCGACCAGCTCGCCGACCTGGTGCCCAACCACCTGATCTCCACCGACCCGCCGCCCGGCGCCCCGGCCGACTGGGCGGGCCGCGTCATGGTGTGCCGCGCCCTGTCCATGGTGCCGGTCGAGGCCGTGGCGCGCGGTTACCTCACGGGCAGCGGGCTCGCCGAGTACCAGCGGGACCGCACGGTCTGCGGCCTCGCCCTGCCGCCCGGCCTGAGCGACGGATCCGAGCTTCCGGCCCCCATCTTCACGCCCGCCACGAAGGCGGCCGTCGGCGAACACGACGAGAACGTCAGCTACGAGGAGGTCGCCCGCCAGGTCGGCCCCGAGACCGCGGCCCGTCTCCGCCAGGCCACGCTCGCGCTCTACAGCCGCGCCCGCGACATCGCCAGGGACCGCGGGATCATCCTGGCCGACACGAAGTTCGAGTTCGGCTACGCGCCCGACGCGGGCCCCGACGGGCCGCTGCTCCTCGCGGACGAGGTGCTGACGCCCGACTCGTCGCGGTTCTGGAGCAAGGACGAGTGGGAGCCGGGCCGCCCGCAGAAGTCGTATGACAAGCAGGTCATTCGTGACTGGCTGACCTCCCCGGCCTCCGGCTGGGACCGCGCGGCCGACACGCCGCCGCCCGCGCTGCCGGAGGAGATCGTGGCGCGGACCCAGGAGCGCTACGCCGACGCCTACCGCATGCTCACCGGCACCGCCTGGTCCTGACGCCCCGCGTTCCGCCCGCGCCCCGGCCCGCGGGCGGACCCGCCGTCCCGCGCCGGTACGTCCGCAAGCCGCCGAACCCCCCGCGCCCGAGCCGAAAAACACGCACCCTCGAACGCGCCCCGCGCCCGAGCCGGAACGTCCGCCGCCCGGCCCCGCCCGCGCTCAGAGCGCCGCGCCCGGCCCCGCGCTCAGAGCCAGCCGCGCTCGCGCGCGATACGGGCCGCGGCGTGGCGGTTCTCCGCCCCCAGCTTCGCGACCGCCGCCGACAGGTAGTTCCGCACCGTGCCGGGCGCCAGAGCCGCCCGCGCCGCGATCTCGGCGATCGGCGCGCCCGTTTCCGCCAGGTCGAGCAACTCCGCCTCCCTCGGGGTCAGCGGCGAGTCGCCCGCGCTGATCGCGTCGGCCGCGAGGTCGGGATCGACGTAGCGGTTGCCCGCCCGGACCGACCTGATGATCTCGGCGAGGCGCTGCGCGGACAGCGTCTTGGGCACGAACGCCCGCACCCCCGCCGCCAGCGCCCGTTTCAGGTCCCCGGGCCGCCCGTGCGAGGTCACGATCATCGTGGCGCACCCGGGCAGCCGCGTCCGCAGCGCGTCGGCCACCGCCACCCCGTCCTCGCCCGGCATCTGGAGGTCGAGCACGGCCACGTCGGGCCGCTGCGCGAGCGCCGTCGCCAGCGCCTCGGGCCCCGACGCGGCCTCGGCGACGACGGTCAGGTCGTCCTCAAGCGCGAGGAGCGCGGCGAGCGCCCCCCGGATGAGGTGTTCGTCGTCGGCGAGGAGCACCCTGATCTCCCGCGCCCCCGTCATTCGGCTGCCCTCACCGGCACGCGCGCCACCAGCCGGAACGTGTCGCCCCCCGCGCGCCCCGCGCTGAGCGAGCCGCCGAGCGCGACGACCCGCTCCCGCAGCCCGGCGAGCCCTGTGCCCCCGCCCCCGTCCGCCGGCTCGGCGCCGCCCCCCGCCTCAGGGCCGCCCCCCGACTCCGGGCCGTCCGCCGGCACGCCGTCGTTCTCCATCTCAAGCACCGCCTCGCCCTCCGCGGTCCTGTGCAGCCGCACCGTGCAGCGACCCGCCGCCGCGTGCCGCAGCACGTTCGTCGTGCCCTCGCGCACCACCCAGCCCAGCGCCGACTGGACCGGCGCGGGCAGCGGCCCGGCACTCCCGGGCGCGTCGTCCCCGAAGTCCCCGATCCGGCTGCTCTCCTCAAGCTCCTCGATCGCGCACACGATGCCCGCCGCCTGGAGCACCCCGCGCGCCCCGACCAGCTCCGTGTGCAGGTCGGCCTGCCGGTAGCCGCGCACCACGTCGCGGATCTCGCGCTGCGAGTCCCTGGCGATGCGCTGCACCTCCGCCATCTGGCCCGAGGCCGCCGCCGTGTCGCGCGTGAGCAGCTGCGCGGCCAGTTCGCTCTTGAGCGCGATCACCGACAGGTTGCGGCCGAGCACGTCGTGCAGGTCGCGGCCGAACCGCAGCCGTTCCTCCGCCACCGCGAGCCGCGCCTCGGTCTCCCGCGCCTCGTCCAGCCGGTGCACCACGCGCAACGTCCACCCCGAGGCCCGGTAGGTGAGGGCGAACAGGGCGATGGCCCCCGTGACCGTGCCGAGGACCACCGCTTGCTGGGCGGCCTGCGCGCCGTTCACGAACAGGATCGCGGCGCAGACCGGCACGGGCGCCGCCGCGAGGGCGCAGGCGCGGCCGAACGGCAGCACGAGCATCACGGGGCCGGAGAAGTAGATCGCGACGTAGGTGGCGACCGCGAGCCCCTCGTCGGGCAGCGCGCCGGCCGGGACCCCGACGGCCGTCAGCGCGCCGATCACCCCGGTCACCGCGCAGAACGCCACCAGCAGCCGGTCAGGGCGGTCCAGACCCCCCACGTAGTGCCGCAGACCCGCGCGGGTCAGCAGCACGCCGAGCACGATGTGCGCCAGGAGCGCGGCGCACAGCAGGACGACCACCCACCACACGCTGTCGCCGGTCGCGCGCCCCAGCAGGGCGACGGTCAGCACGACCTCGGCCAGCGCGAAGCTGTACAGCGACCACGCGAAGTAGTGGTGCACCCGGGCGCGCTGGCTGGAGCGCCGGATGCCGTCCATCCAGCCGGTCGCGCGCATCGGATGCTCCTCACTCGCCGAACGGGCGGCCTGGCCGGCGGCCGGCGCCCCGTTTCGTGTCGCGGCTGCCGCCCCGTTCAGTGTCGCGGCTCCCAGCGGAACCGGCGGCGGACCGCGTACACGCCGAACGCCGTCCAGGCCACCGCCAGGGCCATGGCGCCCAGTATTTCAGCGCCGCTCTCGCCGCCGGTCCACCCGGCCCTGATCAGGTCGACCGCCGGCGTCAGCGGCAGGAACCGGCAGATCTCCGCGAGGGTGTCGGGCAGCACGCCGAGCGGGACGTAGAGACCCGAGCCGACCGCCGAGACCAGCAGCAGCGGCATGCCGGTGACCTGCGCGCTCTCCACGGTCTTGCTGAACGCGGCCGTGACGGTGGCGAACGTCGCGAGCACCGCGATGCCCAGCACAAGACCGAGCAGGAGCAGCGGGACCGAGGCGGGCGTGCTCACGTCGAGCACCACGGAGCCGCCGATCAGCAGGACGGCGCACTGCGCGAGCGCGAGCGCCGTGGCGGGCACCGCGGCGCCGACCAGGATCTCGCCGTCGCTCAGCTCGCCGGTGCGCAGCCGCTTCAGCACGCCCTCCTCGCGGCGCGTCACGTAGGTGGGCACGAGCCCCAGGTAGACCACCAGGAGCAGCACCATGCCGATGCCGCCGGTGAGGACCGAGTCGGCGCGGTTGAGACCCGTGCCTGCCAGGTCCAGTTCCTCGGACGTCGACCACGAGCCCGCGATCATCAGGACGGGGACCAGCAGGGAAACGGTCAGCGCGCCGCGGTTGCGCAGCAGCAGCGTCAGCTCCGCGCGCGCCAGGGCGCGCACGCGGCGCAGGCTCGCGGCGCTCGGCAGGCCCCAGTTGACCGGCGGTGCCTTCGGCGCCTTCCGCGCCGTCGGTGTCGTCGTCTGCTGTGCGCTCATCGTGCCGCCTCCTGGGTGATGGAGAGGAAGACCTCTTCGAGGGTCGCCGCGCGCGCGTCGAGGTCGGCCAGCTCGACGCCGGCCTCCTGGGCCCACACCAGCAGCCTGGTCAGGTCCTTCTGGACGTCGTGGGTCTGCGCGTCGACCTTGCCCTGCCACACGTCCACGGGACCCGGCAGCGGCAGGTGCGCCGGGTCGAGCCCCCGCGGCAGCCGGAACCGGATGCGGGCGGGCCTGGCCGCCATGACCTCGGCCGGGGTGCCGGTGACGCTGATGCGCCCGGCGCTCATGATGGCGATGCGGTCGCTGAGGTCCTGGGCCTCTTCCAGGTAGTGCGTGGTCAGCACGATGGTGACGCCCTGGTCGCGCAGGCCGCGCACGACCTGCCAGGTGTCCTTCCTCGCCTGGGCGTCGAGGCCGGTCGACGGCTCGTCGAGGAACAGCACGCGCGGGCGGCCGGTCAGCGCGAGCGCGAGGTCGAGCCTGCGCCGTTCGCCGCCGGAGAGCTGCTTGACGCGCACGTCGGCCCGGCCGGCCAGGCCGACCTGGGTCAGTACCTCGATGGGCGGAACGGGCTCGCTGATGCAGCCCGCCCACATGCGGGCGGTCTCCATGACGGTCAGGTCGGCGGGGAACCCGGCCTCCTGGAGCATCACGCCGGTGTACGGGCGGACGCGGGCGCGTTCGCGGTACGGGTCGTACCCCAGGACGCGCACCTCGCCGGCGGTCGGCGGGGCCAGCCCTTCGAGCAGTTCGACGGTGGAGGTCTTGCCGGCGCCATTGGTGCCGAGCAGGCCGAAGATCTCGCCCTGCCGCACCGAGAAGTCCACGCCGCGGACGGCCTCGAACCCGTCCGCGCCGCTGCCCCCGTAGCGCCTCCTGAGGCCGCTCACTTCGATGACGTTGTCCATGTGCTCAAGCCTCGGGCCGGGGAACGCGCCCCGGCAGTGCCGACTGTCATGGATGCGGATGACAAATGTCAGAACGCGCCGCGGCTGTCCCGGCGGCTCGCGCACGCGGGGACCGCGGGCCGGGCGCACCACAAGAGGTGATGTGCGTCACAGCGGTCACAGGAGGCGGACACGACGAAGGGCCCGGCTCTTTCGAACCGGGCCCTTCGACCACGAGCGGACGACGAGATTCGAACTCGCGACCCTCACCTTGGCAAGGTGATGCTCTACCAACTGAGCCACGTCCGCACGACACTCACTATACCCGACCCTGGTCGGGGCCAGTGGGCTGGAGCGGGTGACAGGAATCGCACACTGCGCCTCCCTCTTGGAAAGAGGGTGTTCTGCTACTGAACTACACCCGCGCGGCTCCCGGGGTTCGGGCCTTGTTCCTGCCCTGCCCCGCGGCGCGCTCCAGACTCTAG
Above is a genomic segment from Streptomyces marincola containing:
- a CDS encoding N,N-dimethylformamidase beta subunit family domain-containing protein, encoding MNESTERVRRWASGALTHAVSDPFGQGPLPWLRAGDGPLRTGGLGLPAGRAGRGPHGPRAADDVDCQIKGFVSEGTVAPGASLDFRVTVDPPREFTIDVYRIGYFGGDGARLLLSSPNLIGIRQPPPLIAGRTVSCHHWWLSWRLQVPPDWLPGAYVAVLTTADGEFRSHVPFTVRDDRPADLCLILPDITWQAYNLFPEDGRGGASLYHAWDAAGRLIGEQNAAVTVCFDRPYAGAGLPLHAGHAYDFVRWAERYGYDLSYATARDLHAGRVDASRYRGLVFSGHDEYWSAPMRRAVEDARDGGTSLVFLSANTMYWQVGLNALPSGAGDRLLTCRKRQGPGRSALWRDQGRPEQLLLGVQYSGPVPRPHPLVVRNADHWLWEATGAGEGDELPGLVAGEADRYYPRTPLPDSVSRVLLAHSPYRDESGARRHQETSLYRAPSGAWVFASGTFAWSPALARPGHIDHRVQKATANLLDRICKGD
- a CDS encoding phosphoribosylaminoimidazolesuccinocarboxamide synthase, giving the protein MPGFVDKPEPVRVPGLVHVHTGKVRDLYRTETGDIVLVASDRVSAFDWVLATPIPDKGRILTRLSLWWFDQLADLVPNHLISTDPPPGAPADWAGRVMVCRALSMVPVEAVARGYLTGSGLAEYQRDRTVCGLALPPGLSDGSELPAPIFTPATKAAVGEHDENVSYEEVARQVGPETAARLRQATLALYSRARDIARDRGIILADTKFEFGYAPDAGPDGPLLLADEVLTPDSSRFWSKDEWEPGRPQKSYDKQVIRDWLTSPASGWDRAADTPPPALPEEIVARTQERYADAYRMLTGTAWS
- a CDS encoding response regulator transcription factor — encoded protein: MTGAREIRVLLADDEHLIRGALAALLALEDDLTVVAEAASGPEALATALAQRPDVAVLDLQMPGEDGVAVADALRTRLPGCATMIVTSHGRPGDLKRALAAGVRAFVPKTLSAQRLAEIIRSVRAGNRYVDPDLAADAISAGDSPLTPREAELLDLAETGAPIAEIAARAALAPGTVRNYLSAAVAKLGAENRHAAARIARERGWL
- a CDS encoding sensor histidine kinase, whose translation is MRATGWMDGIRRSSQRARVHHYFAWSLYSFALAEVVLTVALLGRATGDSVWWVVVLLCAALLAHIVLGVLLTRAGLRHYVGGLDRPDRLLVAFCAVTGVIGALTAVGVPAGALPDEGLAVATYVAIYFSGPVMLVLPFGRACALAAAPVPVCAAILFVNGAQAAQQAVVLGTVTGAIALFALTYRASGWTLRVVHRLDEARETEARLAVAEERLRFGRDLHDVLGRNLSVIALKSELAAQLLTRDTAAASGQMAEVQRIARDSQREIRDVVRGYRQADLHTELVGARGVLQAAGIVCAIEELEESSRIGDFGDDAPGSAGPLPAPVQSALGWVVREGTTNVLRHAAAGRCTVRLHRTAEGEAVLEMENDGVPADGPESGGGPEAGGGAEPADGGGGTGLAGLRERVVALGGSLSAGRAGGDTFRLVARVPVRAAE
- a CDS encoding ABC transporter permease: MSAQQTTTPTARKAPKAPPVNWGLPSAASLRRVRALARAELTLLLRNRGALTVSLLVPVLMIAGSWSTSEELDLAGTGLNRADSVLTGGIGMVLLLVVYLGLVPTYVTRREEGVLKRLRTGELSDGEILVGAAVPATALALAQCAVLLIGGSVVLDVSTPASVPLLLLGLVLGIAVLATFATVTAAFSKTVESAQVTGMPLLLVSAVGSGLYVPLGVLPDTLAEICRFLPLTPAVDLIRAGWTGGESGAEILGAMALAVAWTAFGVYAVRRRFRWEPRH
- a CDS encoding ABC transporter ATP-binding protein, which gives rise to MDNVIEVSGLRRRYGGSGADGFEAVRGVDFSVRQGEIFGLLGTNGAGKTSTVELLEGLAPPTAGEVRVLGYDPYRERARVRPYTGVMLQEAGFPADLTVMETARMWAGCISEPVPPIEVLTQVGLAGRADVRVKQLSGGERRRLDLALALTGRPRVLFLDEPSTGLDAQARKDTWQVVRGLRDQGVTIVLTTHYLEEAQDLSDRIAIMSAGRISVTGTPAEVMAARPARIRFRLPRGLDPAHLPLPGPVDVWQGKVDAQTHDVQKDLTRLLVWAQEAGVELADLDARAATLEEVFLSITQEAAR